Proteins co-encoded in one Rhopalosiphum maidis isolate BTI-1 chromosome 2, ASM367621v3, whole genome shotgun sequence genomic window:
- the LOC113552566 gene encoding extensin-like: MSRPPAHPKGWAPAPSVTSPPVSFRPATPTRHSPIHRLPPPYIPCPKPMRPTSSPLPAAAPQPFRYPSPCPSPQVYEPTSMPSYRPREFVVLEAPSPQQWSDEENTTDGRSTAEIIAQQSQDYVDEKLAEYQATIYMLQVIKWNIDNVNRITALYLLRVYVLPTTLQKIDNNE, encoded by the exons ATGTCGAGACCTCCAGCACACCCTAAAGGCTGGGCACCGGCACCATCAGTGACTTCTCCGCCTGTGTCTTTTCGACCAGCGACTCCAACACGACACTCGCCGATCCACCGTCTCCCACCACCGTACATTCCTTGCCCAAAACCGATGAGGCCCACATCATCTCCGTTGCCTGCTGCTGCACCACAACCTTTTAGATACCCATCACCG tgTCCATCGCCGCAAGTATATGAACCAACATCAATGCCGTCGTACAGACCCCGAGAATTTGTGGTGCTCGAAGCTCCGTCACCACAACAGTGGTCAGACGAAGAAAACACGACCGACGGCCGTTCAACAGCAGAAATAATTGCGCAACAATCACAGGATTATGTTGATGAAAAATTGGCGGAGTATCAGGCTACAATTTACATGCTACAAg TCATTAAATGGAATATTGACAATGTAAATCGTATAACTGCTTTGTACTTACTACGTGTCTACGTACTACCTACAACATTACAAAAGATTGAcaataatgagtaa